The window GCCGCCGCCGCGACGAAATCGTGACCGCGGCCATCGAAATTATCGCCTCGGAAGGCTTGCACAATCTTTCGCTCGCAAGAATCGAGCGCCGAATTCAAATGAGCCGGGGGCAACTGACGTATTACTTCCCGACGAAGGAATCGATCCTTTTGGCGGTCTTCGATCGTACGCTCGCCCGGATGATTGAGGGCGCGATGGCGGATGCGGAAAAATCGGGGGCACCGAAGCCCGGGAACGGGACGCCCTGGGAATGCCTCAAACACGGGATGACACGGATGTTGTCCGAGACGGCGACGCCGACCGAGCCCGAAGCGAGACACCAGTTACACGCCCTCGTCCATACGTTCATGGCCCAGGTCCGCCACCGGGACGACTACCGGCAAAAGTTGGCCACGGCCAACGCCGGGTTGCGGGCGGTTATCACGAGCGACGTGGCCGTGTCCGTCCCCGCCTCCCCTGTGCCCCCAGCCGTCGTCGCGTCGATCGTGATGGCGTTGATTCGAGGGCTGAGTGACCAACTCGCGGTCGACCCGACCGCGTTCGACCGGCAGCAGGTCGCGGACGCGTGCCTGCTGATGTTAGCCCCGCTGTTCGGGCGAGCCCCCGAGCCCCCGACTCCCGGAGTGCCTAATGAGTGACCTTCGTACCGCCCCCGGTATCCAGCCGAACGGCGAACTGCTGACCCGCGTCAAGCAGCTCCGGTTGGACGAACAACTCGGGGCTGCCAAGAGTGGCCGCGGCGGGGGGGCGGGGTGGCTCCCGTGGGTGCTGTGTGCGCTGCTCGCGTTCGCGTGGGCGACGGCCGGCATTCGCGCGTACCGGGCCGTCCCCCACGATGGTACCGCGGCCGCCACCGGCCAGTCGGCGACTACGGCCCCCGTCACCGCCGCCTCCGACTCAGCCAAGTCGGTCGAAGCGGGGACGATTCAGCTCGAAGTGAAAGGGTATCTCGTCCCGGCCCGGCAGATCTCCGTCAGCCCGATCGACGTGGGCGGCCGCCTCATCGCCCTGGACGTCGTGGAGGGCCGGCGGTACGAGGCCGGGGCCGTTCTCGGGAAACTCGACCCGGCCAGCTACACGGCCGTGTACGAAGAAACGGTCGCGTCGCAGGTCTCGGCCCAGAAGCGACTCGTGGCGGCCGAGCAGCACCTGGCCGAACTCCTACCCGCGTCGGTCCGCCCGATCGAGATCACCCAGGTCGAAGCCCAACTCCGGGAGGCCGAGGCTCAACGAGCCCGGGCCGAGGACGAGCAGCAGCGGCTCTCCCCCCTCAAAGGCGCGTCCGGTCGGGAAATCAACCAGGCGCAGAACGACCTGGTCGGGGCCAAGGCCCGGGTCGAGAAACTGAGAGCCGACCTCGTGGTCCTTCGGGAGGGGCCGCGAAAGGAGAAAGTCCTGGCGGCCGAGGCCGACGTGGCCGCCGCCAGGGCCGACGTCCTCGCCGCGGACGCGCGGATGAAGCAGAACAAGTGGCGGCTCGACAACTGTGTCATCCGCGCCCCCGTCACCGGCACCGTCCTGTCCAAGAAGGCCGAGAACGGCAACCTGGTGAACCCGATGGCGTTCGGGGCCTCGTCCGGGTCGATCTGCGACATGGCCGACCTGTCGGACCTGGAAGTCGACCTGGAGATCCCCGAGCGGGACATCGCCAAGCTCAAGGTCGACCAGCCGTGCCGCATCAAGGTGGACGCCTACCCCGACCGCCCCTACACCGGCCGCCTCGACCGGATCATGCCGATCGCCAACCGGTCGAAGAGCATCGTGAACGTGCGCGTGAAGGTCCAACTCCCGGCGAACGAGGAGCCCGGCACGTACCTCAAGCCGGAAATGGGCGCGGTCGTCTCCTTCCTCCCGATGACCGAGAAGAAGGTGGGTGAGCCGCAGAAGCCCGATCAACCGGCGACGGAGCCGAAGAAGTAGAGTCGGCAGAGGGTTTAGGCGAGCGGGGGACGTAAGTCCCCTGATTCTTTGGAGATCGTCGGTCTATTTAACAAGTGGCTGTCGTGTTTCGGTAGGGATTCGCGAGAATCAGGGGACTTACGTCCCCCGCTCGCCGGGATCCGTGCGAAGGGGAAGGTCGATGAGCGCGATCGTCGAAGTGCGCCGCCTGTACAAGTCGTTTTCCCGGGGGGCCGAGCGGATCGACGTCCTCATGGACCTGAACGTGGACGTGGACCGGGCCGAGTTCGTCGCCCTCATGGGGCCGTCCGGGTCGGGGAAGACGACGCTCCTGAACCTGATCGCCGGGCTCGACACCCCGACCGAGGGGACGATCCAGATCGGCGGCCAGGAAATCTCGGCCATGTCCGAGAGCGAACTGGCCCGGTGGCGGACGCGGAACGTCGGGTTCGTGTTCCAGTTCTACAACCTACTCCCGGTCCTCACCGCCTACGAGAACGTCGAACTCCCGCTCCTGCTCCTGCCGCTGTCGTCCGCCCAGCGGCGCCAGCAGGTGGAGAACGCGCTCGGGTTGGTCGGCCTGTCCGACCGGATGCGGCACCGCCCCGGTCAGCTGTCCGGCGGCCAGTGCCAGCGGGTCGGCATCGCCCGCGCGATCGTCACCGACCCGACCATCATCGTGGCCGACGAACCCACCGGCGCGCTCGACGCGAAGTCGGCCGACGACGCCCTGAACCTGCTCGATCTGCTCCGGGTGCAGCTCGACAAGACGATCATCATGGTCACCCACGACCCGTCCGCCGCGGGCCGGGCCCAGCGGATCGTCCACCTGGAAAAGGGACGGTTGGTGGGGGCTGCCGAAGAATTAAGAATTTAGCCATAGAGGGCATAAAACAGGCGAGCGGGGGACGTAAGTCCCCTGATTCTCCGGACCGAGTCCCCTGATTCTCCGGACGGTCTCCCAGCGAATGAGACGAGACCATTCTCCCGATGAGCTGGAGGACATGAGTCCTCGGACACCGGGGATTGCTGTCCCTCCAGAATCAGGGGACTCACGTCCCCCGCTCGCCTGACAGCGTTAAACCCATAACGAAATCCCCCGGAGCGATGTCATGCACCCGGAAATGAGTCAATACATGTCCGGCCCGGCCGACACGTCGCTCATGCAGTTGGCCGTGTACGCGGTCGCGGTGCTGTTCGGGCTGCTCGCCCTGCTCACCCTGCTGGCCGCCGCCACCCTGCCGCTCTTCTTCGTCGCGATGCTGATCCTCGAATTCGTCCTGCGGGGCGTCCAGAACCTGCCCGACCCGATCGGCAAGTCCAGCAAGATCGCCGGGCTGGTATTCCGCAGCCTCCGCCGGAACCTGCTGCGGACCGCCCTGACGTACATCGCCCTGTTCGTCCTCACCGGGATGCTCACGTTCATTTACAGCATCGTCTCGTTCCTCGGGGCCCTCACCAAGGACAAGGAAGACAACCAGCTCATCCTGATGACCGAAAAGTTCACCATCCCCAGCCAGATGCCGCCCGGGTACGCCAGCCAGCTCAAGGGGGTGATGCAGACCAAACTCCCGCCCGAACTCCGGCCGAAGAACATCGACGAGAACTTCATGACCTGGTCGTTCGTCCTCACCAGCCTCGACCCGACGAAATTGACCCAGGAAAATAACGTGATGCTGTTCGCCCTCGACCCGGACGCGGTCCTCACGATGATGTCCGAACAGGGGCTGAACAAGGAAGACCTCGGGGAGGACGGGTGGGCCGAACTCGTCCGCACGGTCGACCTGGTCAAGCAGGACAAGCGGAACATCGTCGTCGGCGAGGACCGCCTGAAGATGATCGACAAGAAGGTCGGCGACGAGATCAAACTGTACGGGCAGAACTACAAGGACCTCGAGTTCGAGTGCAAGATCGTCGGGGCGTTCCCGTCCGGCAGCCGGATGGGGATGAACGCGGCCATGCGGTTCGACTACCTGATGGGCAAGCTCGACGACTACAAGAACAAGAAGGGCACGGCCCACCCGCAGGGCGACCGGTGCGTCAACCTGATCTGGGTGCGGATGCCGACCAAGGCCGCCTACGAGCAACTCGCGTCGATCGTCAGCGAGCCCGGCACGTTCAGCGGGCCGGCCGTCAAAATGGAGACGTTCTCGGCCGCCGTCGGGGCGTTCCTCGACCCGTTCAAGGACATCTTCTGGGGCATGAAGTACATCATCATGCCGGCCATCATGGTCATCATGTGCCTGGTGATCGGGATCACCATCACCATCGGCGTCCGCGAGCGGTGGGCCGAGATGGCGGTCATGAAGGTGCTCGGGTTCCAGCCGTGGCAGGTGATGAGCATGGTCGTGGCCGAGGCCGTGCTGGTCGGCGTGTTCGGCGGGCTGCTCAGCACCTGGACGGTGTTCTTCCTGCCGCGGGCCATCAAGTGGGCGACCAAGGCGGCCGGCATCCGGTTCGCCTTCTTCGACAGCTTCGGGTGCCCGTCTGAGATCCTGATCTACGGCCCGCTGCTCGGCGTCCTCGTCGGGGTGATCGGGTCAGCCCTGCCGTCGTGGAACGCCCGGAAGGTGAAAGTCTCCGAGGTATTTGCCCAGGTGACGTAATCGTTTGAGCCTCCCCAGGGCGTTGCCCTGGGCTGAGAACTCCCAGTCCTTCGGACTGAAAATACTGCACGCTTGTGTGATCGCCGACTGTCTTCACCCCAACGGGGTGAGAGTTCTCAGCCCAGGGCAACGCCCTGGGGAGGCGGCACGCCTCGGGATTTCATACCCAACATCCCACGGGTCCTCGACATGCTCGCCGCCGTCGGCCGGTTCCTCGGCAAGATCGTCAGCCTACTCGGCGTCCTGGTCGTCACCGGGTTGTCGCTGCTCCCGCTGTCCGCCCTCCTGCTGGCGTACCCGGCGCTGGTGCCGCAGGAGTCGGTCCTGACGGACGAAGTCCCCACAAAAACGTCCCGGACCCGCCGGGTTCTTCAGCGGGTTTTCGCGGTGGCCGCCGGGTTGATCGTCCTCGTCACCCTCCTGGCCGTGTCGGTCGAGCTGGTCACCCGCTTGCCGCTCGGCGAAAAGGGGTCGTTCGCGATCATCGCCGAGACCGCCCTGCCGGCCCCGGTCGGGTTCATGGGTAAGACGGAAAAAGACCGCCAGGCGGCGCTCGATCAGTATGAATCAGAAGAAACCAAGCAGTTCCTCAAGACCCCGCTGTACGAGAAACTCCCGCCGGCGATGGTGCAGCACTGGCCGTTCGTGATCCTCGCCATTTACGCGGCCGACCTGCTGATCTTGTTGACCATCGGGAAGATCCCGCTGGCGTACAACCTGCGGAACCTCCGGGTGCGGTGGAAGACCAACCTGATGACCGCCGTCGCGTTCACGTTCGTGATCGGCCTGCTGGTGTTCCTGATGGCGTTCGTCAACGGGATGAACAACCTGACCGAGAACACCGGCGTCCCCGGCAACGTGTTCGTCCTGTCCGACGGGTCGACCGACGAGTTGTTCAGCAACCTTGGGTACGGCGATTTGGACAACGTCGAGCGGGTGACCGTCGAGTTGGACGAGAAGGACCGCCCGCTCGCGGTCCCGGTCCGGGTCAAGCAGATCGAGCAGGACGGACGGAAACTGGCGCTGGCCAGCCGGGAGACGTA is drawn from Fimbriiglobus ruber and contains these coding sequences:
- a CDS encoding ABC transporter ATP-binding protein, whose product is MSAIVEVRRLYKSFSRGAERIDVLMDLNVDVDRAEFVALMGPSGSGKTTLLNLIAGLDTPTEGTIQIGGQEISAMSESELARWRTRNVGFVFQFYNLLPVLTAYENVELPLLLLPLSSAQRRQQVENALGLVGLSDRMRHRPGQLSGGQCQRVGIARAIVTDPTIIVADEPTGALDAKSADDALNLLDLLRVQLDKTIIMVTHDPSAAGRAQRIVHLEKGRLVGAAEELRI
- a CDS encoding HlyD family secretion protein encodes the protein MSDLRTAPGIQPNGELLTRVKQLRLDEQLGAAKSGRGGGAGWLPWVLCALLAFAWATAGIRAYRAVPHDGTAAATGQSATTAPVTAASDSAKSVEAGTIQLEVKGYLVPARQISVSPIDVGGRLIALDVVEGRRYEAGAVLGKLDPASYTAVYEETVASQVSAQKRLVAAEQHLAELLPASVRPIEITQVEAQLREAEAQRARAEDEQQRLSPLKGASGREINQAQNDLVGAKARVEKLRADLVVLREGPRKEKVLAAEADVAAARADVLAADARMKQNKWRLDNCVIRAPVTGTVLSKKAENGNLVNPMAFGASSGSICDMADLSDLEVDLEIPERDIAKLKVDQPCRIKVDAYPDRPYTGRLDRIMPIANRSKSIVNVRVKVQLPANEEPGTYLKPEMGAVVSFLPMTEKKVGEPQKPDQPATEPKK
- a CDS encoding ABC transporter permease — encoded protein: MHPEMSQYMSGPADTSLMQLAVYAVAVLFGLLALLTLLAAATLPLFFVAMLILEFVLRGVQNLPDPIGKSSKIAGLVFRSLRRNLLRTALTYIALFVLTGMLTFIYSIVSFLGALTKDKEDNQLILMTEKFTIPSQMPPGYASQLKGVMQTKLPPELRPKNIDENFMTWSFVLTSLDPTKLTQENNVMLFALDPDAVLTMMSEQGLNKEDLGEDGWAELVRTVDLVKQDKRNIVVGEDRLKMIDKKVGDEIKLYGQNYKDLEFECKIVGAFPSGSRMGMNAAMRFDYLMGKLDDYKNKKGTAHPQGDRCVNLIWVRMPTKAAYEQLASIVSEPGTFSGPAVKMETFSAAVGAFLDPFKDIFWGMKYIIMPAIMVIMCLVIGITITIGVRERWAEMAVMKVLGFQPWQVMSMVVAEAVLVGVFGGLLSTWTVFFLPRAIKWATKAAGIRFAFFDSFGCPSEILIYGPLLGVLVGVIGSALPSWNARKVKVSEVFAQVT
- a CDS encoding TetR/AcrR family transcriptional regulator; its protein translation is MAERNGWQQTGPTPPAELPEVEGDSAAGPGSDVAIPPPDSAIARRRRDEIVTAAIEIIASEGLHNLSLARIERRIQMSRGQLTYYFPTKESILLAVFDRTLARMIEGAMADAEKSGAPKPGNGTPWECLKHGMTRMLSETATPTEPEARHQLHALVHTFMAQVRHRDDYRQKLATANAGLRAVITSDVAVSVPASPVPPAVVASIVMALIRGLSDQLAVDPTAFDRQQVADACLLMLAPLFGRAPEPPTPGVPNE